The following coding sequences are from one Cryptococcus deuterogattii R265 chromosome 1, complete sequence window:
- a CDS encoding fatty acid elongase, whose translation MFPFDAWTPGPGPIYTAITSAWDALNLPQPSLGYRTWIPGESPLSTQKAVVAAVGTYLLVIFGGREMMKNRQPFKLKIPFQIHNVYLTLGSGLLLVLMLEEIIPLFLKHGFFWSICSTSAFTPRLVTYYMINYYFKYVELIDTVFLVLKKKPLAFLHVFHHAATAVLCYTQLNGETSVQWVVISLNLTVHVIMYYYYYATAGGAKIWWKKYLTTLQITQFIIDLFIVFFATYSHFAVKYGVPAMGDCAGSESAALFGCGLLGSYLLLFIAFYKATYKKGAAKGKGKTAEIRGSSKSK comes from the exons ATGTTCCCCTTCGACGCCTGGACTCCCGGACCTGGTCCCATCTATACCGCCATCACCTCGGCTTGGGACGCGCTCAACCTCCCTCAGCCCTCTCTCGGGTACAGGACCTGGATTCCCGGAGAGTCTCCTCTCAGCACCCAAAAGGCCGTCGTCGCTGCTGTCGGCACTTACCTTCTGGTCATCTttggaggacgagagatgatgaa GAACCGACAACctttcaagctcaagattCCCTTCCAGATCCACAATGTCTACCTTACCCTCGGTTCTGGTCTTCTCCTCGTGTTGATGCTTGAAGAAAT tattcctcttttcctcaagcACGGTTTCTTCTGGTCTATTTGCAGCACTTCTGCCTTCACTCCT CGATTGGTCACTTACTACATGATCAACTACTACTTCAAGTACGTTGAGCTCATCGACActgtcttcctcgtcctcaagaagaagcctcTTG CTTTCCTTCATGTCTTCCACCACGCCGCTACTGCTGTCCTCTGCTACACCCAGCTCAACGGCGAGACTTCTGTCCAATGGGTTGTCATTTCCCTCAACCTCACTGTTCACGTTATCAtgtactactactactacgCCACTGCCGGCGGCGCCAAGATCTGG TGGAAGAAGTACCTCACCACCCTTCAGATCACTCAGTTCATCATTGACCTTTTCATCGTTTTCTTCGCAA CTTACAGCCACTTTGCTGTTAAGTACGGAGTTCCTGCGATGGGTGACTGTGCTGGTAGTGAGAGTGCCGCTCTTTTCGGTTGCGGTCTTTTGGGTTCCTACCTCCTCTTGTTCATTGC TTTCTACAAGGCTACTTACAAGAAGGGTGCggccaagggcaagggcaagaccGCTGAGATCCGAGgttcttccaaatccaag TAG
- a CDS encoding DNA ligase D 3'-phosphoesterase domain-containing protein, with protein MWTLHQLTENKATRSTADSPSPSPSPSVNRKRARISSNSPTVTPSLVKKENEGMISEKPDPSELEKDEDGPKPNVEREWEGFSKDVLEKWPALKKRNFWCIQRHSATALHYDLRMHLDGVTVSWAVPKGLLGISKSGEARRMAVETTLHPLWYTIHEGSDGRTFGQSRQGGTLLWDIGEYTIDLPSGYIPDLDTDEEEEAENRRRFKKRRKDSENDGREEEDKFRKALHRHIGFGKSRSIHFTLKGGKKMTNHSFILVLSSDPNKYNVSPEGKEKKTWFITLPRGVDGYPWDHGGEDGSFYGRSIKSGMTFQQVCGGLADDSSQ; from the exons ATGTGGACCCTGCACCAGCTGACAGAGAACAAAGCCACCCGCAGCACCGCCGActccccatctccctctccatccccttccGTTAATCGCAAAAGAGCCCGTATTTCGTCCAACTCACCCACAGTGACACCGAGtttggtgaagaaggaaaatgaagggATGATTTCTGAGAAGCCCGATCCTAGcgagctggagaaggacgaggacggGCCAAAACCAAATGTTGAaagagaatgggaaggatTTTCAAAAGATGTCTTAGAGAAATGGCCTGCtttgaaaaaaaggaaCTTCTGGTGCATCCAACGACATTCTGCTACAG CATTGCACTACGACTTGCGAATGCATCTTGATGGGGTCACTGTCTCTTGGGCTGTCCCTAAAGGTCTACTAG GCATTTCAAAGAGCGGTGAGGCACGAAGGATGGCTGTTGAGACAACTTTACACCCTCTTTGGTATACCATACATGAAG GATCTGACGGTAGGA CTTTCGGACAAAGTCGTCAAGGTGGGACTC TCCTCTGGGATATTGGGGAATACACGATCGATCTGCCCTCTGGATACATACCTGACCTTGATacagacgaagaagaagaagcggagaACCGCAGACGGTTCAAAAAAAGACGGAAAGATTCTGAAAA TGAcgggcgagaagaagaggacaagtTTCGGAAGGCGCTACATAGGCATATCGGATTTGGTAAATCAAGGAGTATACATTTTACCTTGAAGGGAGGCAAAAAG ATGACGAATCACT CGTTCATCCTTGTCCTAAGCAGCGATCCCAACAAATACAATGTTAGTcctgaaggaaaagagaaaaagacgTGGTTTATCACTCTTCCACGAGGAGTGGATGGTTATCCGTGGGACCACGGCGGGGAAGACGGGAGTTTCTATGGAAGGAGCATAAAGA GCGGTATGACGTTTCAGCAAGTGTGTGGGGGTTTAGCAGATGATTCGTCGCAATGA
- a CDS encoding cupin domain-containing protein, which yields MSPLAPTPLSTLRVTKKQIPSYRNFPNTALHHHPLMIYHSAYPSSLTAEQVEKHLSLVGVVKPAWRFPMYRQHHYHSNTHELLVVVSGAGTLCFGGPKDEENKGRIEIDVGKGDVMLVPSGVAHAMIDDKGGFSMVGSYPVGAKNWDMCTGQDGEKTDAWETVKGVKWFEKDPIYGDDGPATNTSEDDAQ from the coding sequence ATGTCACCACTCGCTCCCACTCCGTTATCGACTCTTCGTGTCACCAAGAAACAAATACCCTCTTATCGGAACTTCCCCAATACCGCactccatcaccatcctcttATGATCTATCACTCTGCCTATCCGTCTTCCCTGACTGCAGAGCAAGTGGAGAAACACCTGTCCTTGGTTGGAGTCGTTAAACCCGCATGGCGATTCCCGATGTATCGACAGCACCACTACCATTCCAATACTCACGAACTTCTTGTCGTCGTCTCTGGTGCCGGAACCCTCTGCTTTGGAGGGccaaaggatgaagaaaacAAGGGAAGGATTGAGATTGATGTGGGGAAGGGGGATGTCATGCTAGTTCCTTCCGGAGTTGCTCACGCGATGATCGACGACAAGGGAGGGTTTAGTATGGTAGGAAGTTACCCTGTTGGAGCAAAGAACTGGGACATGTGCACAGGCCAAGACGGGGAGAAGACAGATGCTTGGGAGACTGTGAAGGGAGTAAAATGGTTTGAGAAGGATCCAATCTACGGCGATGACGGGCCAGCAACGAATAccagtgaagatgatgcgCAGTGA
- a CDS encoding DNA polymerase delta subunit 3 has product MITPEQQKQVTRKLTHWIENESKIITYRTVSREIGCHVNVAKNILLRHFEANPSLAATYLLTGPLLSTSVLTQTVFQNGTASKDGKSLRDLGDGMVKIVDMDQNSDAGDSDVEGLESQSQGQSKAQRAGLMGTDDDDERMDGVGNDRGAQVGEGGIGGGKRFGESGLQREKVKRWGVILATAEALEEKRVLFDESKLNIHIYALSPAPVKDPAQFLIASLELHDNANMYNSETYGSITGDAFKPSAKPNPLAPAKPSVKESAAPSIFARGSKDKTVKEETRKEVKKQVSTTNVEDEPVKPRSSTSATAAATAINKAQPLNKSNSKKRIINSDTEEDEPSPAKPKASTSMSKGGSSKTALEPTSSMVAREDKAALEAMADMDVDFSDDEKSVAARPKAKEETKPLRKSATGRKVRRVKKTKREKDDKGYFVSKDYWTDESYSGESEPEQVEPQSKPQRAGKMGGNKPPIKARESASSVGSGSGSGAGAGGGAKKSAGKPAGGQSTLMGFFKKK; this is encoded by the exons ATGATAACGCCAGAGCAGCAGAAACAGGTAACGCGTAAGCTTACGCATTGGATAGAAAACGAAAGCAAGATT ATAACTTATCGGACGGTATCAAGAGAGATAGGATGTCACGTCAATGTAGCCAAAAA CATTTTACTGCGACACTTTGAAGCCAATCCTTCGCTTGCGGCCACATATCTCCTTACGGggcctcttctctccacctctgttTTGACGCAGACCGTCTTCCAAAACGGAACGGCTTccaaggatggaaaaagTCTGCGTGACCtgggagatgggatggtgaagatcGTGGATATGGACCAGAATTCTGATGCGGGGGATTCAGACGTTGAGGGATTGGAGTCTCAGTCTCAGGGACAGTCAAAAGCTCAGCGGGCAGGGCTGATGGGTAcggacgatgacgatgagaggatggatggggTGGGTAACGATAGAGGTGCACAAgtaggggaaggaggaatcGGTGGTGGCAAGCGGTTCGGTGAGTCTGGACttcaaagggaaaaggtcaagagATGGGGTGTCATACTGGCAACTGCGGAGGCGCTTGAAG AGAAAAGGGTACTTTTTGATGAAAGCAAGTTGAATATTCATATTTATGCTCTATCACCCGCCCCAGTCAAA GATCCGGCACAGTTCCTTATTGCCAGCCTTGAACTGCATGATAATGCGAATATGTACAACTCAGAGACATACGGCTCAATCACTGGAGACGCATTCAAACCGTCTGCTAAACCAAATCCCTTGGCTCCTGCCAAACCTTCTGTCAAAGAATCCGCGGCTCCCTCTATTTTCGCTCGAGGCTCAAAGGATAAAACggtcaaagaagaaactaGGAAAGAGGTTAAGAAGCAAGTCTCGACTACGAACGTCGAGGATGAGCCGGTAAAG CCTCGCTCGTCCACTTCTGccactgctgctgctacTGCTATAAACAAGGCCCAACCACTCAATAAATCCAACAGCAAGAAGCGCATCATCAATTCCGAcactgaagaagatgagccCTCGCCTGCCAAGCCCAAGGCATCAACATCAATGTCAAAGGGCGGAAGCAGTAAGACAGCGCTCGAACCAACTTCATCAATGGTGGCCAGGGAGGATAAGGCAGCGCTTGAAGCTATGGCTGATATGGACGTCGACTTTTCGGATGACGAGAAATCTGTGGCCGCGAGACCAAAGGCGAAGGAAGAGACGAAGCCGTTGAGAAAGAGTGCAACTGGGAGAAAAGTCAGAAGAGTGAAAAAGACGaagcgagaaaaggatgacaAAGGATACTTTG TATCAAAAGATTACTGGACCGACGAGTCATACTCTGGTGAATCCGAACCAGAGCAAGTTGAGCCTCAGTCAAAACCCCAACGGGCGGGCAAAATGGGGGGTAATAAGCCGCCTATCAAAGCTCGAGAGTCAGCATCGAGCGTGGGAAGTGggagtggaagtggagCGGGTGCAGGTGGTGGTGCGAAGAAATCGGCGGGTAAACCGGCCGGGGGGCAGAGTACACTTATGGGCTTCTTTAAGAAGAAATAA
- a CDS encoding enolase: MSVVTKVHARQIFDSRGNPTVEVDLYTEKGLFRAEVPSGASTGAHEAVELRDKGSDYMGKGVLKAVENVNKVIAPALIDSKLPVTSQKEIDDLLIKLDGTENKGKLGANAILGVSMAVSEAAAADKGVPLYAYLAQLAGVSEPYVLPVPAFNVINGGSHAGNALAFQEFMLLPTGASSFTEAMKMGSETYHTLKKVITKKYGIDAANVGDEGGFAPNVSGAEESLDLLTEAIKQAGYAGKVQIGLDVASSEFFKDGKYDLDFKNPNSDSSKWLSGKELADLYHGYCEKYDICSIEDPFHEDDFDAWAAYNQTAKIQIVGDDLLVTNPRRIKMAIEKKACNALLLKINQIGTISESIQAVQLAQSNGWGVMTSHRSGETESTYIADLAVALRTGEIKTGAPCRSERMAKYNQLLRIEEQLQGKAIFAGGKGLSKGTTAPELSSQI; the protein is encoded by the exons ATGTCCGTCGTTACCAAGGTCCACGCTCGTCAG ATCTTCGACTCTCGAG GCAACCCCACTGTTGAGGTTGACCTTTACACCGAGAAGGGTCTCTTCCGTGCTGAGGTCCCTTCTGGTGCCTCTACCGGTGCTCACGAGGCTGTCGAGTTGAGGGACAAGGGTTCCGACTACATGGGCAAGG GTGTCCTCAAGGCAGTTGAGAACGTCAACAAGGTTATTGCTCCCGCCCTTATTGACTCTAAACTTCCCGTCACCTCccagaaggagattgacgACCTCCTCATTAAGCTCGACGGTACTGAGAACAAGGGCAAGCTTGGTGCTAACGCTATCCTCGGTGTCTCCATGGCCGTTTCTgaggctgctgccgctgacAAG GGCGTCCCTCTCTATGCTTACCTCGCCCAGCTCGCCGGTGTCTCTGAGCCTTACGTCCTCCCCGTTCCTGCCTTCAACGTCATCAACGGTGGTTCCCACGCTGGTAATGCCCTTGCCTTCCAGGAGTTCATGCTTCTCCCCACTGGTGCTTCCAGCTTCACTGAGGCCATGAAGATGGGTTCTGAGACCTACCACaccttgaagaaggtcatCACCAAGAAGTACGGTATTGACGCGGCCAACGTCGGTGACGAGGGTGGTTTCGCCCCCAATGTCTCTGGTGCTGAGGAGTCCCTCGACCTCCTTACCGAGGCCATCAAGCAGGCTGGTTACGCTGGCAAGGTCCAGATCGGTCTTGATGTTGCTTCCTCTGAGTTCTTCAAGGACGGCAAGTACGACCTTGACTTCAAG AACCCCAACTCTGACTCCTCCAAGTGGCTTTCCGGTAAGGAGCTCGCCGATCTCTACCACGGCTACTGCGAGAAGTATGACATCTGCTCCATCGAGGACCCCTTCCACGAGGACGACTTTGACGCGTGGGCTGCCTACAACCAGACCGCCAAGATCCAGATTGTTGGTGACGACCTTTTGGTCACCAACCCTCGACGAATCAAGATGGCtatcgagaagaaggcctGTAACGCCCTCTTGCTCAAGATTAACCAGATCGGTACAATCTCTGAGTCTATCCAGGC CGTTCAGCTCGCTCAGTCTAACGGCTGGGGTGTCATGACTTCTCACCGATCCGGTGAGACCGAGTCTACCTACATTGCCGACCTTGCCGTTGCCCTCAGGACTGGTGAGATCAAGACTGGTGCTCCTTGCCGATCCGAGCGAATGGCCA AGTACAACCAGCTTCTCCGTATTGAGGAGCAGCTCCAGGGTAAGGCCATCTTTGCTGGCGGCAAGGGTCTCTCCAAGGGTACCACTGCTCCCGAGCTCAGTTCTCAAATCTAA
- a CDS encoding ATP-dependent RNA helicase MRH4 mitochondrial gives MLTGQALSRLSAIPPVALQYTLRPLHSSSVLAAGGKRPKQDPSSSRYPRRQQQNSESRHGSRDRFEQPRASRFGLTSPRTNSFQSEPPRARPARSDSPSGSSTTIIPKGQHVPTSSRRLLPFAPPAAITRPSHLFKLEPATMPPNLTPKSFNRDDGVKEEYINGLPVYPTPPTTLANEEQARPRTFDDFGLEEGLVKSLKGLYGEDGKTTPIETLSFQHFTQPDIVTAPIGSQRVLLGAETGSGKTISYLIPLFHHLKRTDPGPSVTSSFSPNSEDTLHPRSLILSPTHELTRQSTQFAKLLTHSTKLSVHGMSSTVSGGVGEKRGNVDVLLGTVGSLRRMFGMTKSKEDEEKEDYIKGKRIWQDEQEKGMVEGDKVEWVVIDEADVLLGQEFYQDTISVLSRVKRANLILCTATLPPFLINLLTTNPFFSKQGPFTHLLSPGLHKLPPKLLTRFIRPSTTGNKHGDVAHQVRLTLAEDAKAAKAEGREGEEPSKIVIFCNSDKKVEQVAGILGTKKIDCLAWTGAGDERLRGRNGSLNDFLQRPHLPGHEPAAPLPSLEPKETKPLFRNKIGTTPNVSELTRRRVLVTTSLLSRGLDFHPSVSSVFLVQPPRDVLDFVHRAGRAGRAGRPGRVVVFGLDEGGTLGEGAKSNKSGKGQGQGSLKKDGKTALGDRLKDVLGKREVVGAMGKRVRT, from the exons ATGCTCACAGGACAGGCATTATCCCGGCTCTCAGCCATCCCACCAGTCGCTCTCCAGTACACTCTCCGacctctccattcttcaaGCGTGCTCGCAGCTGGCGGCAAGCGTCCGAAACAAGATCCTTCAAGTTCTCGATATCCTCGCAGACAACAGCAAAATTCAGAATCAAGACATGGTAGTCGGGATCGTTTTGAACAGCCTAGAGCAAGTCGCTTTGGGCTAACGTCGCCTAGAACAAATTCATTCCAAAGCGAGCCACCTCGAGCTCGTCCCGCAAGATCCGATTCACCCAGTGGCTCTTCTACAACCATTATCCCCAAAGGCCAACATGTGCCCACCTCCTCTCGTCGTTTATTACCTTTCGCCCCTCCTGCTGCCATAACCAGACCTTCTCACCTATTCAAACTCGAACCTGCTACCATGCCGCCCAATCTTACGCCCAAATCTTTTAACAGGGATGACGGCGTAAAGGAGGAGTACATCAACGGTTTACCTGTTTACCCCACACCCCCAACGACGCTCGCAAATGAAGAACAAGCGCGGCCCCGAACTTTCGATGATTTTGGGTTAGAAGAGGGCTTGGTGAAGAGTTTAAAAGGGCTTTACGGTGAGGACGGGAAGACGACACCGATTGAAACGTTGAGTTTCCAACATTTCACCCAGCCGGATATCGTTACTGCGCCTATTGGCTCTCAGCGAGTCCTCCTCGGGGCCGAAACAGGTAGCGGCAAGACCATATCTTATCTCATCCCCTTGTTCCACCACCTTAAACGTACCGACCCGGGACCGTCTGtcacttcatccttttcccccaATAGTGAAGATACGCTTCACCCGCGGTCACTCATTCTCTCCCCAACTCATGAACTCACCCGACAATCAACTCAATTCGCAAAACTTCTTACGCATAGTACAAAACTTTCTGTTCACGGGATGAGTTCCACAGTGTCGGGTGGGGTGGGTgagaaaaggggaaatGTGGATGTTTTGTTAGGGACTGTGGGAAGTTTGAGGCGGATGTTTGGGATGACGAaaagcaaggaagatgaggagaaggaggattatatcaagggaaagagaataTGGCAAGATgagcaggagaaggggatggtggagggTGATAAGGTAGAATGGGTTGTGATAGATGAAGCGGATGTCTTGTTAG GACAAGAATTCTATCAAGACACAATCTCTGTTCTCTCACGGGTTAAACGGGCCAACCTTATCTTATGCACCGCCACCCTCCCTCCATTCTTGATTAacctcctcaccaccaATCCTTTCTTCAGCAAACAGGGACCTTTCACTCATTTGCTTTCCCCAGGTTTACATAAACTCCCTCCTAAGCTTCTCACTCGGTTCATTCGTCCGTCGACAACCGGCAACAAACACGGCGACGTCGCGCATCAAGTTCGACTTACGTTAGCCGAGGATGCAAAAGCCGCCAAAGctgagggaagggaaggcgaggaaCCGAGTAAAATTGTGATTTTCTGCAATTCTGATAAAAAGGTGGAGCAGGTTGCTGGCATTCTCGGaacaaagaagattgaTTGTCTCGCATGGACTGGAGCTGGCGATGAACGCCTGAGAGGCCGCAATGGGTCTCTGAACGATTTCCTACAAAGACCTCATCTCCCAGGGCATGAACCTGCCGCTCCTCTCCCGAGTTTGGAACCGAAGGAAACCAAGCCACTCTTCCGGAATAAAATAGGTACCACCCCAAACGTCTCCGAGCTTACGCGCCGTCGTGTGCTCGTAACGACATCTCTCCTCTCACGAGGATTGGATTTCCATCCGTCCGTGTCATCAGTGTTCCTTGTACAGCCACCAAGGGATGTATTGGATTTCGTCCACCGTGCAGGTAGGGCAGGGCGGGCAGGCAGACCGGGGAGAGTGGTGGTCTTTGGGCTCGATGAGGGAGGTACGCTGGGTGAAGGAGCGAAGAGTAACAAGAGCGGTAAGggacaaggacaaggatcattgaaaaaggatgggaagacCGCGTTGGGCGATAGGTTGAAGGATGTGTTGGGCAAGAGAGAGGTGGTGGGTGcgatggggaagagggtgcGGACCTAG
- a CDS encoding type I phosphodiesterase/nucleotide pyrophosphatase, producing MPSIRGFRAPIEPDDVSEHSNPDLEVNHGCNNDLHMDPVEGEALENMSESAVLLGKNFKPMEHDHRLRGGRGWVTISGFSLPKPLLYLLVMPPLLILINLVASTYNASKPYSHYRHPTLTNGSHSFHPTVLLLSLDGFRSSYFTTHAHLLPNLLSLSSSSKWGLRAESMQPVFPTLTFPNHWSLMTGLYPSSHGIVANDFWDPLFDGEQNKGAQFIYTEESKSWDSRWWWGEPLWEVVEKVGRKAAIIMWPGPPVTRTGTSPSYFVPYRNLPPSSKLSQIFTYLDQPLPTRPEFIASYFPEIDQSAHRYGPDAAQVEEKLGVMDEMVGGLLRGLEERNLSGVVDLLIVSDHGMTSTSNERIIYLDDILGEDGVEAIEHKDGWPSVGLRFSSASNHSLYLERLLSAAEASNGTFAVYTPDTMPQRWHFTGGRRIAPIYVVPDIGWAVTDRHEHEVLFQGDYQPRGNHGYDNKYPDMQAIFFAHGPFARMLKNAGKGFVSHDPPVLHSFKNLEIFSLITRLLNLRDVEPGHNGTVGFWEGLLD from the exons ATGCCGTCCATTCGAGGGTTTCGAGCACCCATCGAACCGGATGACGTCTCGGAACATTCAAACCCAGATCTCGAAGTTAATCATGGTTGTAACAACGATCTTCACATGGATCCCGTAGAGGGCGAAGCGTTAGAAAACATGTCGGAGAGCGCTGTGTTGCTAGGCAAGAATTTCAAACCTATGGAACATGATCACCGGCtaagaggtggaagaggatgggttACCATTTCCGGCTTTTCA CTACCCAAACCTTTACTCTATCTGCTTGTCATGCCACCTTTACttatcctcatcaacctcgTCGCAAGTACTTACAATGCTTCTAAACCTTACTCCCATTACCGACACCCAACCTTGACCAATGGCTCTCATTCCTTTCATCCCAcagtcctcctcctctccctcgaTGGTTTTCGCTCATCATATTTCACCACACATGCTCACCTCTTACCGaaccttctctccctttcctcctcctccaaatGGGGTCTCCGAGCCGAAAGCATGCAGCCCGTTTTTCCCACCTTAACCTTCCCGAATCACTGGTCACTCATGACCGGGCTCTACCCCTCATCGCATGGAATCGTGGCGAACGATTTCTGGGATCCACTCTTTGATGGAGAGCAGAATAAGGGAGCACAGTTTATCTACACAGAAGAGAGTAAAAGCTGGGATAGTagatggtggtggggggAGCCCCtttgggaggtggtggagaaagTCGGGAGAAAAGCAGCTATCATCATGTG GCCGGGGCCTCCTGTGACCAGGACCGGTACTTCCCCAAGCTATTTTGTACCCTACCGT AAccttccaccttcatcaAAACTCTCACAAATCTTCACTTACCTCGACCAGCCCCTTCCCACTCGTCCAGAATTCATTGCCTCCTATTTCCCCGAGATCGACCAATCTGCCCATAGATATGGCCCCGATGCAGCCcaagtggaagagaagctgggagtgatggatgagatggttgGCGGTCTACTGCGAGGTTTAGAAGAGAGAAACCTGAGTGGGGTTGTGGATTTGTTAATTGTTTCGGATCATG GCATGACGAGCACGAGTAACGAGAGAATCATATACTTAGACGATATCCTGGGTGAGGACGGAGTAGAAGCTATCGAGCATAAAGACG GTTGGCCATCCGTAGGCCTCCGCTTCTCTTCGGCCTCCAACCATTCCCTCTACCTCGAACGTCTCCTCTCAGCCGCTGAAGCTTCCAACGGTACATTCGCAGTCTACACCCCCGATACCATGCCCCAACGTTGGCACTTCACCGGCGGCAGGAGAATAGCGCCGATTTATGTGGTACCGGATATAGGTTGGGCGGTAACTGATCGT CACGAGCACGAGGTTCTTTTTCAAGGAGATTATCAGCCGCGAGGAAATCATGGCTACG ATAACAAGTACCCAGACATGCAAGCTATATTCTTCGCTCATGGCCCATTTGCGCGAATGCTGAAGAATGCGGGGAAAGGGTTCGTTTCGCATGACCCCCCCGTTTTGCACA GCTTCAAGAATCTTGAAATCTTCTCACTCATCACTCGCCTCTTGAACCTGCGAGACGTCGAGCCGGGACATAATGGAACGGTCGGCTTTTGGGAGGGATTATTGGATTGA